From the Brassica napus cultivar Da-Ae chromosome A8, Da-Ae, whole genome shotgun sequence genome, one window contains:
- the LOC106440741 gene encoding 4-coumarate--CoA ligase-like 2, producing the protein MALDRKSGFCESNSIFYSKRDPMVLPPPNQHLDVTTFISSQPHRGKTALVDAVTGRCLSFSELWLGVKRVAACLYSLGVRKRDVVIILSPNSILYPVVSLAVMSLGAVITTANPISTSGEIANQLHDSLPVLAFTTCQLVSKLAAAASASKLPVVLMDENNGVEAQAEGVKIVGSLELMMESEPSESRAKQRVNQDDTAALLYSSGTTGKSKGVMITHRNLIALVQTYRLRFGLEQRTVCTIPMCHVFSFGGFATSLIALGWTTMVLPKFEMSKLLSAVEAHRPTHLTLVPPMVVAMVNGAKEINSKYDVSSLHTVVAGGAPLSREVIEKFVKNYPNVKVLQGYGLTETTAIVATMFTKEETERYGSSGLLSPNVEAKIVDPETGRLLGVDQTGELWLRSPTVMKGYYKNEEASAETIDSEGWLKTGDLCYIDSEGFVFVVDRLKELIKCNGYQVAPAELEALLLAHPEIDDAAVIPIPDEKAGQYPMAYIVRKAGSNLSESEIMGFVAKQVSRYKKIRKVVFLGSIPKNPSGKILRRELKKLTTSKL; encoded by the exons ATGGCGTTAGATCGGAAAAGTGGTTTCTGCGAGTCAAACTCTATTTTCTACAGCAAACGCGACCCCATGGTTCTCCCCCCGCCAAACCAACATCTCGACGTCACAACTTTCATCTCATCGCAGCCTCACCGCGGTAAAACCGCCTTAGTTGACGCCGTCACCGGCCGTTGTCTCAGCTTCTCCGAGCTCTGGCTCGGCGTGAAGAGAGTCGCCGCTTGTCTTTACTCGTTAGGTGTTCGCAAGCGCGATGTCGTCATTATACTCTCCCCAAACTCCATACTCTACCCCGTCGTCTCCCTCGCCGTCATGTCTCTCGGCGCCGTCATCACCACGGCGAACCCCATCAGCACTTCCGGCGAAATCGCTAACCAGCTCCACGACTCGCTCCCAGTCCTCGCCTTCACCACCTGCCAACTCGTCTCCAAACTCGCCGCCGCCGCGTCGGCATCGAAGCTCCCGGTGGTTCTCATGGACGAGAACAATGGAGTAGAAGCTCAAGCAGAGGGAGTGAAGATAGTAGGGAGCTTGGAGTTGATGATGGAGAGTGAACCGAGCGAGTCACGAGCCAAGCAGCGAGTCAACCAGGACGACACGGCGGCGTTGCTATACTCGTCAGGCACGACGGGGAAAAGCAAAGGAGTAATGATAACGCACCGCAACTTAATCGCGCTGGTACAAACGTACCGGCTCCGGTTCGGTTTAGAGCAGCGAACCGTCTGCACTATCCCAATGTGCCACGTGTTCAGCTTCGGCGGTTTCGCGACGAGCTTGATCGCGTTGGGTTGGACGACAATGGTTCTTCCCAAGTTCGAGATGTCTAAGCTTCTCTCCGCCGTGGAGGCTCACCGTCCCACGCACCTCACTCTCGTCCCGCCGATGGTTGTGGCCATGGTTAACGGAGCAAAGGAGATCAACTCCAAGTACGACGTGAGCTCGTTGCACACCGTCGTAGCTGGAGGAGCTCCTCTGAGCAGAGAGGTGATCGAGAAGTTCGTTAAAAATTACCCGAACGTTAAGGTTCTACAAGGCTATGGCTTGACGGAGACGACGGCTATAGTTGCTACTATGTTTACTAAAGAGGAGACTGAGAGGTACGGCTCCTCTGGTTTGCTTTCTCCAAACGTGGAGGCTAAGATTGTGGATCCGGAGACGGGTCGGTTATTGGGTGTGGATCAAACCGGCGAACTTTGGCTCAGGAGTCCCACTGTGATGAAAGGTTATTACAAGAACGAAGAAGCTAGTGCAGAAACTATAGATTCAGAAGGGTGGTTGAAGACTGGTGACTTGTGTTACATTGACAGTGAAGGTTTTGTCTTTGTTGTTGATAGATTAAAAGAGCTAATCAAATGCAATGGTTATCAg GTTGCTCCAGCTGAACTAGAGGCATTGTTGCTTGCTCATCCAGAGATTGATGACGCAGCAGTAATACC CATCCCTGATGAGAAAGCTGGACAGTATCCAATGGCCTATATCGTAAGAAAAGCTGGAAGTAACTTATCCGAAAGTGAAATCATGGGCTTCGTTGCAAAAcag GTATCGCGGTACAAGAAGATACGCAAAGTCGTATTTTTAGGTTCGATCCCCAAAAATCCATCTGGCAAGATTTTGAGAAGAGAACTTAAAAAGCTCACAACTTCAAAACTCTAG